A single window of Leptolyngbya ohadii IS1 DNA harbors:
- a CDS encoding vWA domain-containing protein, whose product MSLETIEFVRNPEPRCPVVLVLDTSASMTGNPINSLNEGVLAFKEEVQKDEKASLRVEVAIITFGESVRVAQNFVTIDQFEPHRLGVSGSTPMGGAIEKAIELVENRKQTYKSNGVSYYRPWVFLITDGEPTDGDRWRVASQHIRQAEADRRLSFFIVGVQGANMEKLSQIASPNTPPLKLDGLKFREFFLWLSSSVQKVSESQPGQDQMIRLAPVSGWAQTTI is encoded by the coding sequence ATGAGTTTAGAAACAATCGAGTTTGTTAGAAATCCTGAACCCCGGTGTCCAGTAGTTTTGGTACTTGACACGTCAGCCTCTATGACAGGAAACCCAATTAATTCATTGAATGAAGGAGTCCTTGCCTTTAAAGAGGAGGTGCAAAAAGACGAAAAAGCGTCTTTAAGGGTTGAAGTAGCAATTATCACGTTCGGTGAGTCTGTAAGGGTAGCGCAGAATTTTGTAACTATTGATCAGTTTGAGCCACACCGTTTAGGGGTCAGCGGAAGTACTCCTATGGGAGGAGCAATAGAAAAAGCAATAGAGCTTGTGGAAAATCGAAAGCAGACCTACAAAAGCAATGGAGTGAGCTACTACCGTCCTTGGGTTTTCCTAATAACCGACGGAGAACCTACAGATGGTGATCGATGGAGAGTAGCATCTCAACATATAAGACAGGCTGAGGCTGACCGTAGGCTCAGCTTTTTCATAGTAGGAGTTCAGGGGGCAAACATGGAGAAATTAAGCCAGATAGCTTCTCCTAACACTCCTCCCCTCAAACTCGACGGTCTCAAATTTCGAGAGTTCTTCCTCTGGCTCTCATCATCTGTTCAGAAAGTTTCTGAAAGCCAGCCTGGTCAGGACCAAATGATTCGGCTCGCGCCAGTAAGTGGATGGGCACAAACAACGATTTGA
- a CDS encoding DUF6745 domain-containing protein, translating to MTFTQLPPEQDDLIPEFRKKWRSICLSTDPIDRARAIDAIEVAYTALGLAAPQVLFFDSPWAALLQFFAPKLWEQHLLHRVSDPSVRHLNLLSQQLGRSLKRPFEQQFEQKLVIQLESEIAPYLWQGLKLELHLYLGARLWFNISDQLVNSVLALRPSLMRPIIKPLRRLVPKSTYPAAWTVESALLDFCISVLDCTPDAELWTAHRLVAQECGWLFPFERVCLMCDRPSFLSCTDDHTNDAVFHAVGRPAIEFRDGFRLYCDEGRVLSDAEVRGMNN from the coding sequence ATGACGTTTACACAGTTACCGCCCGAACAGGACGATTTAATTCCAGAGTTCCGGAAAAAGTGGCGATCGATCTGCCTGTCCACAGACCCGATTGATCGCGCCAGAGCAATCGATGCGATCGAGGTTGCTTACACTGCTCTCGGTCTGGCTGCCCCGCAAGTCCTCTTTTTTGACAGTCCCTGGGCAGCACTGCTCCAGTTTTTTGCCCCAAAGCTGTGGGAGCAACATCTGTTGCATCGAGTGTCCGACCCCTCAGTTCGGCATCTGAATCTCCTGTCACAGCAGTTAGGGCGATCGCTCAAACGTCCCTTTGAGCAGCAGTTTGAGCAGAAGCTGGTGATCCAGCTAGAGAGTGAGATTGCGCCATATCTCTGGCAGGGGTTGAAGCTGGAACTGCATCTGTACCTCGGAGCACGCCTGTGGTTCAACATCAGCGATCAACTGGTTAACTCTGTGCTGGCATTACGCCCCTCCTTAATGCGCCCAATCATCAAGCCCCTCCGACGACTGGTGCCAAAGTCCACATATCCTGCTGCCTGGACTGTCGAGAGTGCCCTGCTAGACTTTTGTATCTCTGTTCTGGACTGCACACCTGATGCGGAACTCTGGACAGCCCATCGACTGGTGGCTCAGGAGTGCGGCTGGCTCTTTCCATTTGAGCGGGTCTGCCTGATGTGCGATCGTCCCAGCTTCCTCTCCTGTACAGACGATCACACCAACGATGCAGTTTTCCATGCAGTCGGAAGACCTGCGATCGAGTTTAGAGATGGCTTCAGGCTGTACTGCGATGAGGGGAGGGTGCTCTCAGACGCAGAAGTTAGAGGAATGAACAATTGA
- a CDS encoding TatD family hydrolase, whose amino-acid sequence MAALVDIGVNLTHAAFDADRPQVIERAIAAGVSTLILTGTTVEESQKAITLARQYPDILYSTAGVHPHDVKHCDLQTIPRLRELAAHPPVVAIGECGLDFNRHYSPRPEQEYWFEAQLQLACDLGLPVFLHERDAHVRFLEILKPYRDRLVAGVVHCFTGSEAELKAYLDWDLHIGITGWICDERRGLHLQELVRSIPLDRLMLETDAPYLTPRTLRPKPKGGRNEPAFLPHVLQTVAHSLDQAPEAVAHTTTQTARQFFRLPEYQVPQG is encoded by the coding sequence GTGGCTGCACTGGTTGATATTGGGGTAAATCTGACTCATGCCGCTTTCGATGCCGATCGTCCTCAGGTGATTGAGCGGGCAATCGCAGCGGGCGTGTCTACCCTGATCCTGACCGGAACGACAGTTGAGGAGAGTCAGAAAGCAATCACGCTTGCCCGGCAGTATCCAGACATCCTGTACTCCACCGCAGGGGTGCATCCCCATGACGTGAAGCACTGCGATCTCCAGACAATTCCCCGGTTGCGAGAGCTTGCAGCCCATCCCCCTGTTGTGGCGATCGGGGAGTGCGGGCTGGATTTTAACCGGCACTATTCACCGCGCCCTGAGCAGGAATACTGGTTTGAAGCGCAGCTACAACTCGCTTGTGATCTGGGACTGCCCGTATTTCTGCACGAGCGGGACGCCCACGTTCGCTTCCTGGAAATTCTCAAACCGTACCGCGATCGACTCGTCGCAGGAGTGGTACATTGCTTCACCGGAAGTGAGGCTGAACTCAAAGCCTATCTGGACTGGGACTTACATATCGGCATCACAGGCTGGATCTGTGATGAGCGGCGGGGACTGCATCTTCAGGAACTGGTGCGATCGATCCCACTCGATCGACTGATGCTGGAGACCGACGCCCCTTACCTGACTCCCCGTACCCTGCGTCCCAAGCCGAAGGGGGGACGAAATGAACCTGCGTTCCTGCCTCACGTCTTGCAAACGGTAGCACACAGTCTGGACCAAGCACCTGAAGCAGTTGCTCACACTACGACTCAGACTGCGCGTCAATTCTTCAGGCTGCCAGAATATCAGGTGCCACAGGGATAG
- a CDS encoding IS5 family transposase: MTKAYSSNLTACEFELIKPLIPAAKPGGRPRTIEMLDVLNALLYVLVQGCKWRDLPGDFPAWQTVYTYFRNWRKDGTWIAIHDRLNAWTRLDADRPPSPSEGIVDSQSVKTAAGVSESVGFDSGKAIKGRKRFATVDTLGLVLRVFVTAASVGEREGGKQVLKRVKQMGQAVSRLTTIWVDGGFDGAPFLMWVMDVCRWVVQVVLRPEQTKGFVLLKKRWVVERTFGWLMGCRRLVRDYELLPETSETFIYLAMIRIMLKRLAA, from the coding sequence ATGACTAAAGCATACTCCAGCAATTTGACAGCTTGTGAGTTTGAATTGATTAAACCCTTGATTCCTGCCGCTAAACCCGGTGGACGACCCCGAACTATTGAGATGCTGGATGTATTGAATGCGTTGTTATACGTGCTGGTGCAAGGGTGCAAATGGCGAGATTTACCGGGTGACTTTCCCGCTTGGCAGACCGTGTACACCTATTTCCGAAACTGGCGCAAGGACGGAACCTGGATTGCGATTCATGACCGCTTAAACGCATGGACGCGCCTGGACGCTGACCGCCCGCCAAGTCCATCGGAAGGAATTGTAGATTCGCAAAGCGTCAAAACGGCAGCAGGTGTGAGTGAGAGCGTCGGATTCGACAGCGGCAAAGCGATCAAAGGGCGGAAGCGGTTTGCCACGGTGGATACGTTAGGGCTGGTGTTGCGTGTGTTTGTGACAGCGGCAAGTGTGGGTGAGCGGGAGGGGGGCAAACAAGTCCTTAAGCGAGTCAAGCAGATGGGTCAAGCGGTGTCTCGCTTAACGACGATTTGGGTCGATGGTGGGTTTGATGGCGCACCGTTTCTAATGTGGGTGATGGATGTTTGCCGTTGGGTCGTGCAAGTCGTCTTGCGCCCCGAACAGACCAAGGGCTTCGTGTTGCTCAAAAAGCGGTGGGTCGTGGAACGAACCTTTGGCTGGCTCATGGGGTGTCGCCGATTGGTCCGCGATTATGAGTTGTTGCCAGAAACCTCAGAAACCTTCATCTACCTTGCCATGATCCGTATCATGCTCAAGCGATTGGCAGCATAG
- the ltrA gene encoding group II intron reverse transcriptase/maturase, with product MNNSNTFMNPEGGDGVWRADREPALDNLMARVLERDNVQRAWQRVKSNQGAPGSDGMSLEEFPSYAREHWYEIRQSLMEGSYQPRPVRRVVIPKPKGKGERKLGVPCVLDRVIQQAILQVLTPLFDPGFSESSYGCRPNRSAHSAIRQVKTILKAGYRICVDLDLEKFFDTVNHDVLMSRVARKVADKVLLQLIGRYLRAVVLVGSTVEPTEWGTPQGSPLSPLLSNILLDDLDKELEARGHRFVRYVDDLVILVKSRRAGRRVMVKISRYLTQVLKLKVNREKSRVVKIEDLNYLGFTFRGIRIFASDAAMQAFKHRLRGFTSRSWGVSMAERFERLNRYLRGWMNYFGISQHYSPIEELDGWLRRRIRMCYWKQWRRPRTRIANLLKLGTSKRHAILTGISRKGYWRLSKTLATQTGMTNEWLEQQGLLSIRQLWMKVQGYA from the coding sequence ATGAACAACTCAAACACATTTATGAACCCGGAGGGGGGAGATGGCGTTTGGCGTGCTGACAGAGAGCCAGCCTTAGACAACCTGATGGCGCGAGTCTTAGAGCGCGACAATGTGCAACGAGCCTGGCAACGGGTGAAGTCCAACCAGGGTGCACCCGGCAGTGACGGGATGAGCCTAGAGGAATTCCCGTCTTATGCTCGCGAACATTGGTATGAGATTCGCCAATCCCTGATGGAGGGCAGCTATCAACCTCGTCCGGTGCGGCGGGTTGTAATCCCCAAGCCGAAAGGCAAGGGAGAGCGCAAGTTGGGTGTCCCTTGTGTCCTAGACCGGGTAATCCAGCAAGCCATCCTCCAAGTGCTGACGCCTCTGTTTGACCCTGGATTCTCCGAGTCAAGCTATGGGTGTCGCCCAAATCGCTCGGCTCACAGCGCTATCCGACAGGTGAAAACGATCCTGAAGGCGGGTTATCGCATCTGTGTCGATCTGGATCTGGAGAAATTCTTTGATACGGTCAACCACGATGTCTTGATGTCCCGCGTTGCCCGCAAAGTCGCTGATAAAGTGCTGTTGCAGCTAATTGGTCGTTACCTGCGAGCCGTGGTTTTGGTGGGAAGCACCGTTGAACCGACCGAATGGGGAACACCGCAAGGGTCTCCGCTTTCACCCCTGTTGTCCAACATCCTGCTGGATGACTTGGATAAGGAACTGGAAGCAAGAGGGCATCGCTTTGTTCGCTATGTAGACGACCTGGTGATCCTGGTCAAAAGTAGACGGGCAGGGCGACGGGTGATGGTGAAAATTAGCCGTTACCTCACTCAAGTGCTCAAGCTGAAAGTGAATCGGGAAAAGAGCCGAGTGGTCAAGATCGAGGATCTGAATTATCTGGGATTCACGTTTCGGGGAATTCGTATCTTCGCCTCTGATGCTGCCATGCAAGCGTTCAAGCACCGACTGCGCGGCTTCACCTCACGCAGTTGGGGTGTCTCAATGGCAGAACGATTCGAGCGATTGAACCGATACTTGCGCGGGTGGATGAATTACTTTGGCATTTCCCAGCATTACAGCCCAATCGAAGAGCTAGACGGTTGGTTGAGGCGACGGATTCGGATGTGCTATTGGAAGCAGTGGCGCAGACCGAGAACCCGCATTGCTAACTTGCTCAAGCTTGGAACCAGTAAGCGTCACGCGATTTTGACCGGCATTAGTCGCAAAGGCTATTGGCGGTTGTCGAAAACGTTGGCGACGCAAACGGGAATGACGAATGAATGGTTGGAGCAACAGGGTTTGTTATCGATTCGGCAGCTTTGGATGAAAGTTCAAGGATACGCTTGA